Proteins encoded within one genomic window of Burkholderiaceae bacterium:
- a CDS encoding Zinc-regulated outer membrane receptor — protein sequence MLLKQRAITGAAVPAGIMLALAACVTPAAAAEIQGVVQDALGKPLAGATLRLQSRDGRVVGRAQSDATGHFVFAGAAPGIYAIVADKPGFRTGTGIVSVTGNAVPATTLTLASTGALEINVAAERLNRARSGLSPKTGGSVYRIGASDVDAMPQGENTSFNQVLLQAPGVAQDSFGQLHVRGDHGDLQYRINGVILPEGITGFGQSFDTRFANSVDLLTGALPAQYGLRTAGVVDIETRSRIEPGGRIDLYGGSHGTFNPSIEYGNTQGNLSYYLTGSLLTSNSGIENPTASYNAIHDHTNQAKGFGYLSYLIDATTRVSAMFGSYDGKFQIPNNPGQPVDPNGKGFGVLAPNFDSAALDENQRETNRYAIVSLQSAAGPKLDYQISLFSRYTSVHFMPDAIGDLVFNGVASDVYRSSFGNGVQADASYRLNDAHTIRMGLFASVENIRAGNRSTVFPVDANGNVAGAPFTIVDDNPKDGNTLLGLYAQDEWRLSDRLTLNYGLRADRMDAFVTAGQISPRFGVVYKATPQTTLHAGYARYFTPPPTELVSPKTLALFAGTSNAPATFQNDPVQPERSHYFDAGVSHQITPAANIGIDAFYKRVTNLLDEGQFGQALIFSPFNYAQGLIYGVELTASYKTDRLSAYVNLARTTSLARGVDSAQFNFDPDELNYIANHWVHTDHDQTWTGSAGLAYKWQGTQYTADALFGTGLRSGFANTDHLPAYLQVNVGANRRFRTESLGTIEARVAIVNLFDRVYELRDGSGIGVGAPQFGPRRGLYVGLSKLF from the coding sequence ATGTTATTGAAACAAAGAGCCATAACCGGCGCGGCGGTGCCGGCCGGGATCATGCTCGCCCTCGCGGCTTGCGTCACGCCCGCGGCCGCAGCGGAGATCCAGGGCGTCGTGCAGGACGCGCTGGGCAAGCCGCTGGCCGGCGCGACCCTGCGCTTGCAGAGCCGCGACGGCCGGGTGGTCGGCCGCGCGCAGAGCGATGCGACCGGACATTTCGTTTTCGCGGGTGCGGCGCCGGGGATTTATGCCATCGTTGCGGACAAACCTGGATTCCGGACCGGCACCGGGATCGTCAGCGTGACGGGCAACGCTGTCCCCGCCACCACGCTCACGTTGGCGTCGACGGGGGCGCTGGAAATCAACGTCGCGGCCGAGCGTCTCAACCGCGCCCGCAGCGGCCTGTCGCCGAAGACCGGCGGCAGCGTCTACCGGATCGGCGCGAGCGACGTCGATGCGATGCCGCAGGGCGAGAACACGTCGTTCAACCAGGTGCTGCTGCAGGCGCCGGGCGTGGCGCAGGATTCGTTCGGCCAACTGCATGTGCGCGGCGACCACGGCGATCTGCAGTACCGCATCAACGGCGTGATCCTGCCCGAAGGCATCACCGGCTTCGGCCAGTCGTTCGATACCCGGTTCGCGAACAGCGTGGACCTGCTGACCGGCGCGCTGCCGGCGCAGTACGGCTTGCGCACCGCGGGCGTGGTCGACATCGAAACCCGCAGCCGCATCGAGCCGGGCGGGCGCATCGATCTGTACGGCGGCAGTCACGGCACCTTCAATCCGAGCATCGAATACGGCAACACCCAGGGCAATCTGAGCTACTACCTGACGGGCTCGCTGCTGACGAGCAACAGCGGTATCGAGAACCCCACTGCCAGCTATAACGCGATCCACGACCACACGAACCAGGCCAAGGGCTTCGGCTACCTGTCGTACCTGATCGATGCGACGACGCGCGTGTCCGCGATGTTCGGCAGCTACGACGGCAAATTCCAGATCCCGAACAACCCAGGGCAGCCGGTCGACCCGAACGGCAAGGGCTTCGGCGTGCTGGCGCCGAACTTCGATTCGGCCGCGCTTGACGAGAACCAGCGCGAGACGAATCGCTACGCGATCGTTTCGCTGCAAAGCGCCGCCGGACCGAAGCTGGACTATCAGATCTCGCTGTTCTCGCGCTACACCAGCGTGCATTTCATGCCGGATGCGATCGGCGACCTGGTGTTCAACGGCGTCGCGTCCGACGTCTATCGCAGCAGCTTCGGCAACGGCGTGCAGGCCGACGCCAGCTACCGCCTGAACGACGCGCACACGATCCGCATGGGGCTGTTCGCGAGCGTCGAGAACATCCGCGCAGGCAACCGCTCCACCGTCTTTCCGGTGGACGCAAACGGCAACGTCGCCGGCGCGCCGTTCACGATCGTCGACGACAACCCGAAGGACGGCAACACGCTGCTCGGCTTGTACGCGCAGGACGAATGGCGCCTGAGCGACCGCCTGACGCTGAACTACGGGCTGCGCGCGGACCGGATGGACGCGTTCGTGACGGCCGGGCAGATCAGCCCGCGGTTCGGCGTCGTCTACAAGGCCACGCCGCAGACCACGCTGCACGCCGGCTATGCGCGCTACTTCACGCCGCCGCCGACGGAACTGGTATCGCCCAAGACGCTTGCGTTGTTCGCCGGCACGTCGAACGCGCCCGCCACCTTCCAGAACGACCCGGTCCAGCCCGAGCGCTCGCACTACTTCGACGCCGGCGTGTCGCACCAGATCACACCCGCCGCCAACATCGGCATCGATGCGTTCTACAAACGCGTGACCAATCTGCTCGACGAAGGCCAGTTCGGCCAGGCGCTGATCTTCTCGCCGTTCAACTACGCGCAAGGCCTGATCTACGGGGTGGAGCTGACGGCGAGCTACAAGACCGACCGGCTCTCGGCCTACGTCAATCTGGCGCGAACCACCAGCCTTGCGCGCGGCGTCGATTCGGCGCAGTTCAACTTCGACCCGGACGAGCTGAACTACATCGCCAACCACTGGGTGCACACGGACCACGACCAGACCTGGACCGGGTCGGCGGGCCTCGCGTACAAGTGGCAGGGCACCCAGTACACGGCCGACGCGCTGTTCGGCACGGGTTTGCGCAGCGGCTTCGCGAACACCGATCACCTCCCCGCGTATCTGCAGGTCAACGTCGGTGCCAATCGCCGGTTCCGGACCGAGAGCCTCGGGACGATCGAGGCCCGGGTCGCGATCGTCAACCTGTTCGACCGCGTGTACGAACTGCGCGACGGCAGCGGCATCGGCGTCGGCGCGCCGCAGTTCGGTCCGCGCCGCGGCCTCTACGTCGGGCTGAGCAAGCTGTTCTGA
- a CDS encoding MotA/TolQ/ExbB proton channel family protein, with amino-acid sequence MEDIQQALQALKFGGAMVYPLLVLAVLTALIMLDKLFVYWRFVALPGKLLALAETYGFDWAELERQLAALGPHNYFGRFFQVIAANRAKPAWWVESRAGDEAQTIEKALSRGLWVLETIVTAAPLLGLLGTITGMMHSFQLIGGNGLVDPTGVTGGVAQALIATALGLFIAVLALFAFNYFSRRQSQTLDEMERLGTRLVDNIRLGQHERGARHEAA; translated from the coding sequence ATGGAAGACATCCAACAAGCCCTGCAGGCGCTGAAATTCGGCGGCGCGATGGTGTATCCATTGCTCGTGCTGGCCGTGCTGACCGCACTCATCATGCTGGACAAGCTGTTCGTCTACTGGCGCTTCGTGGCGCTGCCCGGCAAGCTCCTGGCGCTCGCCGAGACCTATGGCTTCGACTGGGCCGAACTGGAGCGGCAACTCGCTGCCCTGGGTCCGCACAACTACTTCGGGCGCTTTTTCCAGGTGATCGCCGCGAATCGCGCGAAGCCGGCATGGTGGGTCGAATCGCGCGCGGGCGACGAGGCGCAGACGATCGAGAAGGCCTTGAGCCGCGGCCTCTGGGTGCTGGAGACCATCGTCACCGCCGCGCCGCTGCTCGGTCTGCTCGGGACGATCACCGGCATGATGCATTCGTTCCAACTGATCGGCGGCAACGGGCTGGTCGACCCGACCGGGGTCACCGGCGGCGTCGCGCAGGCGCTGATCGCGACCGCGCTGGGCCTGTTCATCGCGGTGCTCGCGCTGTTCGCCTTCAACTACTTCTCGCGCCGGCAGTCGCAGACGCTCGACGAAATGGAGCGGCTGGGCACGCGCCTGGTCGACAACATCCGCCTCGGGCAGCACGAACGGGGGGCGCGCCATGAAGCTGCGTAG
- a CDS encoding Biopolymer transport protein ExbD/TolR: MIDVMFFLLATFMLASLSMQNLHSLPVDLPQGHAQAMQPKTPVTLTITADSRILLDRTPVTLQTLAPTLEPMLAGPDASVIVAADSAAPNGVTVQAMLAARAAGARHFLIAVKHAD, from the coding sequence ATGATCGACGTGATGTTCTTCCTGCTCGCGACCTTCATGCTGGCGTCGCTGTCGATGCAGAACCTGCACTCGCTGCCGGTCGATCTGCCGCAAGGCCACGCGCAGGCGATGCAGCCCAAGACTCCGGTGACGCTCACCATCACCGCAGACAGCCGCATCCTGCTGGACCGCACGCCGGTGACGCTGCAGACGCTCGCGCCGACCCTCGAACCCATGCTCGCCGGCCCCGACGCCAGCGTCATCGTCGCCGCGGACAGCGCCGCACCCAATGGCGTGACCGTGCAGGCGATGCTCGCGGCGCGCGCGGCCGGGGCACGGCATTTCCTGATCGCGGTCAAGCATGCCGATTGA